In a genomic window of Halobiforma lacisalsi AJ5:
- a CDS encoding DNA-directed RNA polymerase subunit A': protein MRNSTPKNIGSINFGLMEPEEYREMSATKIITADTYDDDGFPIDMGLMDPRLGVIDPGLECKTCGKHSGSCNGHFGHIELAAPVIHVGFTKLIRRLLRGTCRECSKLLLTEDERDEFRGQIDESRKLGRDLNDVTKAAIRQARKKDRCPHCGEIQYDIDHEKPTTYYEVQQVLTSEYSQRIAGAMQGGEDGERMSPDELAEETDIELSRINEILSGSFRPRESQRKAIEKALDVDLTEEDTNKLMPSDIRDWFEAIPDEDIEVLGIDPDRSRPEWMILTVLPVPPVTARPSITLDNGQRSEDDLTHKLVDIIRINQRFMENREAGAPQLIIEDLWELLQYHVTTFMDNEISGTPPARHRSGRPLKTLSQRLKGKEGRFRGSLSGKRVNFSARTVISPDPTLSLNEVGVPDRVAKEMTQTMNVTERNLEKARRFVSNGPEGHPGANYVRRPDGRRLKVTEKNCEQLAEKVEAGWEVNRHLIDGDIVIFNRQPSLHRMSIMAHEVVVMPYKTFRLNTVVCPPYNADFDGDEMNMHALQNEEARAEARVLMRVQEQILSPRFGENIIGAIQDHISGTYLLTHNNPRFNETQALDLLRATRIDELPEPSGIDDEGEPFWTGYDVFSELLPDDLNLEFTGTVGEKVVIEDGQLLEGTIAEDEVGEFGGEIVDTITKIYGKTRARIFINEVASLAMRSIMHFGFSIGIDDETIPEEAQARIDETIDDAYDRVEELIEAYERGELESLPGRTIDETLEMKIMQTLSRARDNAGNIADEHFTSENPAVVMAESGARGSMLNLTQMAGCVGQQAVRGERINRGYENRTLSHYAENDLSAEAHGFVENSYTSGLTPREFFFHAMGGREGLVDTAVRTSKSGYLQRRLINALSELETQYDGTVRDTSDTIVQFEFGEDGTSPVKVSSGDENEIDVANIADRVLDSEFESEQEKQEFLGRRPRPTNLSEHADDRLSVESTEVSSDD, encoded by the coding sequence ATGCGAAACAGTACACCCAAAAACATCGGATCGATCAACTTCGGGCTCATGGAGCCCGAGGAGTACCGGGAGATGAGCGCGACGAAGATCATCACTGCCGACACGTACGACGACGACGGCTTCCCCATCGACATGGGGCTGATGGACCCGCGGCTGGGCGTCATCGACCCCGGACTCGAGTGCAAGACCTGCGGGAAGCACTCGGGGTCGTGTAACGGCCACTTCGGCCACATCGAACTGGCTGCGCCGGTCATTCACGTCGGCTTCACGAAGCTCATTCGACGGCTCCTGCGTGGCACCTGTCGGGAGTGCTCCAAGCTCCTGCTTACCGAGGACGAGCGCGACGAGTTCCGCGGCCAGATCGACGAATCTCGAAAGCTCGGTCGCGACCTGAACGACGTCACGAAGGCCGCGATCCGCCAGGCACGAAAAAAGGATCGCTGTCCCCACTGTGGCGAGATCCAGTACGACATCGACCACGAGAAGCCCACCACGTACTACGAGGTCCAGCAGGTCCTCACCAGCGAGTACTCCCAGCGCATCGCCGGCGCGATGCAGGGTGGCGAGGACGGCGAGCGGATGTCCCCCGACGAACTCGCCGAGGAGACCGACATCGAACTCAGCCGGATCAACGAGATCCTCTCGGGATCGTTCCGGCCCCGCGAGAGCCAGCGCAAGGCCATCGAGAAGGCCCTGGACGTCGACCTCACCGAGGAGGACACGAACAAGCTGATGCCCTCCGACATCCGGGACTGGTTCGAGGCGATCCCGGACGAGGACATCGAGGTGCTGGGCATCGACCCCGACCGCTCGCGTCCGGAGTGGATGATCCTCACCGTCCTCCCGGTCCCGCCGGTCACCGCGCGGCCGTCGATTACGCTGGACAACGGCCAGCGTAGCGAGGACGACCTCACCCACAAGCTGGTCGACATCATCCGGATCAACCAGCGGTTCATGGAGAACCGCGAGGCCGGTGCCCCGCAACTCATCATCGAGGACCTCTGGGAACTGCTGCAGTACCACGTGACGACGTTCATGGACAACGAGATCTCGGGGACGCCGCCGGCTCGACACCGCTCCGGTCGGCCGCTGAAGACCCTCTCCCAGCGACTCAAGGGCAAGGAGGGTCGCTTCCGTGGCTCGCTGTCCGGGAAGCGCGTGAACTTCTCGGCTCGTACCGTCATCTCCCCGGACCCGACCCTCTCGCTGAACGAGGTCGGCGTCCCGGACCGCGTCGCCAAGGAGATGACCCAGACGATGAACGTCACCGAGCGCAACTTAGAGAAGGCCCGCCGGTTCGTCTCCAACGGCCCCGAGGGACATCCGGGCGCGAACTACGTCCGTCGCCCCGACGGTCGCCGACTGAAGGTGACCGAGAAGAACTGCGAACAGCTCGCGGAGAAGGTCGAGGCCGGCTGGGAGGTCAACCGTCACCTCATCGACGGCGACATCGTCATCTTCAACCGCCAGCCGTCGCTGCACCGGATGTCGATCATGGCCCACGAGGTCGTGGTCATGCCGTACAAGACCTTCCGGCTCAACACCGTCGTCTGTCCGCCGTACAACGCCGACTTCGACGGCGACGAGATGAACATGCACGCGCTGCAAAACGAGGAGGCCCGCGCCGAGGCCCGCGTCCTCATGCGCGTGCAGGAACAGATCCTCTCGCCGCGGTTCGGCGAGAACATCATCGGGGCCATCCAGGACCACATCTCGGGCACCTACCTGCTGACCCACAACAACCCGCGGTTCAACGAAACGCAGGCGCTCGACCTCCTGCGTGCGACCCGGATCGACGAACTGCCGGAACCCAGCGGCATCGACGACGAGGGCGAACCGTTCTGGACCGGGTACGACGTCTTCTCCGAACTGCTGCCCGACGACCTGAACCTCGAGTTCACCGGCACCGTCGGCGAGAAGGTCGTCATCGAGGACGGCCAGCTCCTCGAGGGGACGATCGCCGAGGACGAGGTCGGCGAGTTCGGCGGCGAGATCGTCGACACGATCACGAAGATCTACGGCAAGACCCGCGCCCGGATCTTCATCAACGAGGTCGCGTCGCTTGCGATGCGGTCGATCATGCACTTCGGGTTCTCGATCGGGATCGACGACGAGACGATTCCGGAGGAGGCCCAGGCACGCATCGACGAGACGATCGACGACGCCTACGATCGCGTCGAGGAACTCATCGAGGCCTACGAACGGGGCGAACTCGAGTCCCTGCCCGGCCGAACGATCGACGAGACCCTCGAGATGAAGATCATGCAGACGCTCTCGCGGGCCCGTGACAACGCCGGGAACATCGCGGACGAGCACTTCACCAGCGAGAACCCGGCGGTCGTCATGGCCGAGTCCGGGGCCCGTGGGTCGATGCTGAACCTGACCCAGATGGCCGGCTGTGTCGGCCAGCAGGCGGTCCGGGGCGAACGCATCAACCGCGGGTACGAGAACCGGACGCTGAGCCACTACGCGGAGAACGACCTCTCCGCCGAGGCCCACGGCTTCGTCGAGAACTCCTACACCAGCGGGCTGACCCCGCGGGAGTTCTTCTTCCACGCGATGGGTGGCCGCGAGGGCCTGGTCGACACCGCAGTCCGAACGTCGAAGTCCGGGTACCTGCAGCGCCGCCTGATCAACGCACTGTCGGAACTCGAGACCCAGTACGACGGCACGGTCCGGGACACCTCGGACACCATCGTCCAGTTCGAGTTCGGCGAGGACGGTACCTCGCCGGTCAAGGTCTCCTCGGGCGACGAGAACGAGATCGACGTCGCCAACATCGCGGATCGGGTCCTCGACTCCGAGTTCGAGTCCGAACAGGAGAAACAGGAGTTCCTCGGCCGTCGCCCGCGGCCGACGAACCTCTCCGAGCACGCGGACGATCGTCTCTCCGTCGAGAGTACGGAGGTGAGCTCCGATGACTGA